The proteins below are encoded in one region of Arthrobacter sp. CJ23:
- a CDS encoding NEW3 domain-containing protein, which produces MRNITRILGTLATALLLAGGTAATAGPAMAAGQAVDVSIAEVSLAGPAVVPVKVTVQNNSPAKLSRLSVRLAGPVGWTLYPASQDVKKDLGAGDSVVLDYQIHVPSQPAGFTLRQFTATASYKGGDGAGTASGVRNQFSGDALPNLAAAYNNVGVTSLASIPAGNFDGERNSFSAEQLALKGVTPGSTVEALGAKFTWPAVQPGAADNAAGGGKTIRLPGQGSKLAFLGSGIGSAVGTVTVWYSDGSSSTGNFGFPNWSVENATNHNATLVIATDGRNTPAGYANANYQYRVFANSIAIDPAKTVEMVTLPSNGGVHLFDVAFVK; this is translated from the coding sequence ATGCGCAACATCACCCGAATCCTCGGAACGCTCGCCACCGCCCTGCTGCTTGCGGGCGGCACCGCCGCCACCGCCGGACCTGCCATGGCAGCCGGTCAGGCGGTGGACGTCTCCATCGCCGAAGTCAGCCTGGCCGGGCCCGCCGTCGTGCCCGTCAAAGTCACCGTGCAGAACAACAGCCCTGCAAAGCTCAGCAGACTTTCCGTGCGGCTGGCGGGGCCCGTCGGCTGGACGCTCTACCCCGCAAGCCAGGACGTGAAGAAGGACCTGGGCGCCGGAGACTCGGTGGTGCTGGACTACCAGATCCACGTGCCCTCGCAGCCGGCAGGATTCACCCTGCGCCAGTTCACGGCAACCGCCAGCTACAAGGGCGGTGACGGTGCCGGAACCGCAAGCGGCGTCCGCAACCAGTTCTCCGGGGACGCCCTGCCCAACCTCGCGGCGGCGTACAACAACGTGGGGGTCACCAGCCTGGCCAGCATCCCGGCCGGAAACTTCGACGGCGAACGGAACAGCTTCTCGGCGGAACAGCTGGCCCTCAAGGGCGTGACCCCGGGCAGCACGGTTGAGGCGCTCGGGGCAAAGTTCACCTGGCCTGCGGTCCAGCCCGGGGCGGCGGACAACGCCGCCGGCGGCGGCAAGACCATCAGGCTGCCGGGGCAGGGCAGCAAGCTGGCATTCCTCGGTTCCGGAATCGGTTCCGCGGTAGGAACCGTCACGGTCTGGTACTCCGACGGCTCCAGCAGCACCGGGAACTTCGGCTTCCCCAACTGGTCAGTTGAAAATGCCACCAACCACAACGCCACCCTGGTGATCGCCACCGACGGACGCAACACGCCCGCCGGCTACGCCAATGCGAACTACCAGTACCGCGTCTTCGCCAACTCCATCGCCATCGACCCCGCCAAGACGGTGGAGATGGTGACCCTGCCGTCCAACGGCGGTGTTCACCTCTTCGACGTCGCCTTCGTGAAGTAG
- a CDS encoding putative quinol monooxygenase — protein sequence MSAPIDLQATFIPNNGEFFRVKLALEIAIEEVVNEPGCLRYELTEATEEKLVLTEQWASQEDLEKHSRGIAVQDLEESLSALLAEPVQLVRL from the coding sequence ATGAGTGCACCCATCGACCTGCAGGCCACGTTCATCCCCAACAACGGCGAGTTCTTCCGCGTGAAGCTGGCCCTGGAAATCGCCATCGAAGAGGTTGTGAACGAGCCCGGCTGCCTGCGCTATGAGCTCACGGAAGCCACCGAGGAGAAGCTGGTCTTGACCGAGCAGTGGGCCTCCCAGGAAGACCTGGAAAAGCACTCCAGGGGCATCGCCGTGCAGGACCTCGAAGAGTCCCTCAGCGCCCTGCTCGCCGAGCCCGTCCAGCTCGTCCGCCTCTAG
- a CDS encoding DNA-3-methyladenine glycosylase — MTIADAPPAAAAAADAAVRWHAGAPFDLLQSLGTLMRGNGDPSFAARPDGLWMAFTTPEGPATLRLTAAGTGTDTHVDAQAWGPGAGPAVAGVPRLLGADDDWSAFDEPAFHGTLPRLVTEARRRNPAVRLPSTGRVVDSLVPTILEQKVTTIEARRGYRYLMYGYGTPAPGPLTPPGLLVAPTPAQWLAIPSWAWHKAGVGPQRSATVMRALRSAVALERLAALDAGQAGAKLQTIPGIGIWTAAEVVQRTHGCPDSVSVGDYHLASYVGYALTGRKTDDAGMLALLEPWRGHRQRVVRMLGLSGFRKPAFGPRMTIQDHRRH, encoded by the coding sequence ATGACCATCGCCGACGCCCCGCCGGCTGCAGCGGCCGCGGCCGACGCAGCCGTCCGCTGGCATGCCGGCGCTCCGTTCGACCTCCTGCAGAGCCTCGGCACACTGATGCGCGGCAACGGCGATCCCTCCTTTGCTGCCCGCCCGGACGGGCTGTGGATGGCGTTCACGACGCCGGAAGGCCCGGCCACGCTGCGGCTCACCGCGGCCGGAACGGGCACGGACACGCACGTCGATGCCCAGGCGTGGGGTCCCGGCGCCGGCCCGGCCGTGGCCGGCGTACCGCGCCTGCTGGGCGCCGACGACGATTGGTCGGCCTTCGACGAGCCGGCGTTCCACGGCACGCTCCCCCGCCTGGTCACCGAGGCCCGACGCCGGAACCCGGCCGTGCGGCTGCCCTCCACAGGCCGGGTGGTCGACTCCCTCGTGCCCACCATCCTGGAGCAGAAGGTCACCACCATCGAGGCCCGCCGCGGCTACCGCTACCTCATGTACGGCTACGGCACCCCGGCCCCCGGGCCGCTCACCCCGCCCGGGCTCCTCGTCGCGCCCACCCCGGCGCAGTGGCTGGCCATCCCGTCCTGGGCGTGGCACAAGGCCGGCGTCGGGCCCCAGCGTTCCGCGACCGTCATGCGGGCGCTGCGCTCCGCCGTCGCGCTTGAACGCCTGGCCGCGCTGGACGCTGGGCAAGCGGGCGCCAAGCTGCAGACGATCCCCGGGATCGGGATCTGGACCGCCGCCGAGGTGGTGCAGCGGACCCATGGCTGCCCTGATTCGGTATCGGTGGGCGACTACCACCTCGCCTCGTACGTGGGCTACGCCCTGACCGGGCGCAAGACCGACGACGCCGGCATGCTTGCCCTGCTGGAACCGTGGCGGGGGCACCGGCAACGCGTGGTGCGCATGCTCGGCCTCAGCGGCTTCCGCAAGCCCGCCTTCGGCCCGCGCATGACCATCCAGGACCACCGCCGCCACTGA
- a CDS encoding AMP-binding protein, whose amino-acid sequence MLSYTAGDTDVSLLDETIGANFERVAAQFPLRDALIEAASVPGGDARRWSYQKLNDDVDHLARALLALGVAKGERIGIWSPNCAEWTILQYATAKAGAVLVNVNPAYRSHELEFVVKQNAMRTLVVAPSDKNSDYVGMARQALANCPELREIVFLPGDPAIGLTPGVPESSPELTYGELLTHADGVGPSALRDRMAELDPHDPINLQYTSGTTGFPKGATLTHHNILNNGHQIGRLLGYTEHDRVVLPVPFYHCFGMVIGNLNALSFGAATIIPGRGFSPAAALEAVQDFGGTSLYGVPTMFIAELALPDFASYDLSTLRTGVMAGSLCPIEVMRRVIDEMNMRDVAICYGMTETSPVSTMTRAGDTLEQRTTTVGRTMPLLESKIVDPGTDEVLQRGGIGELCTRGYAVMQGYWGQPDKTAEAIDAEGWMHTGDLARMDEDGYVVIEGRIKDLVIRGGENIYPREIEEFLYQHPAIQDVQVIGVPDAKYGEELMACIILKPGAEPLDLEGVQEFCRGRLAHYKIPRYVDIRETFPMTVSGKVRKVDMRQEAVARLGL is encoded by the coding sequence ATGCTTTCCTACACCGCCGGAGACACTGACGTCTCCCTGCTCGACGAGACCATCGGGGCCAACTTTGAACGCGTCGCCGCGCAGTTTCCCCTCCGGGACGCGCTCATCGAGGCGGCCAGCGTGCCGGGCGGGGATGCCCGCCGCTGGAGCTACCAGAAACTGAACGACGACGTCGACCACCTAGCCCGCGCCCTGCTCGCCCTGGGCGTCGCGAAGGGCGAGCGGATCGGCATCTGGAGCCCCAACTGTGCCGAGTGGACCATCCTGCAGTACGCGACGGCGAAGGCCGGCGCCGTGCTGGTGAACGTCAACCCCGCGTACCGCAGCCACGAACTCGAATTCGTGGTCAAGCAGAACGCCATGCGCACCCTGGTGGTGGCGCCGTCGGACAAGAACAGCGACTACGTCGGCATGGCGCGGCAGGCCCTGGCCAACTGTCCGGAGCTGCGTGAAATCGTGTTCCTGCCCGGTGATCCGGCCATCGGACTGACCCCCGGCGTCCCGGAAAGCAGCCCCGAACTGACGTACGGCGAGCTGCTGACCCACGCTGACGGCGTCGGGCCCTCCGCGCTCCGGGACCGGATGGCGGAACTCGACCCGCACGATCCCATCAACCTGCAGTACACCTCCGGCACCACGGGCTTCCCCAAGGGCGCCACGCTGACGCACCACAACATCCTCAACAACGGCCACCAGATCGGCCGGCTCCTCGGCTACACCGAGCACGACCGCGTGGTGCTGCCGGTGCCGTTCTACCACTGCTTCGGCATGGTCATCGGGAACCTGAATGCCCTCAGCTTCGGCGCCGCCACCATCATTCCCGGCCGCGGTTTCAGCCCCGCCGCCGCGCTGGAGGCGGTGCAGGACTTCGGCGGCACCTCGCTGTACGGGGTGCCCACCATGTTCATCGCCGAGCTGGCGCTGCCGGACTTCGCCTCCTATGACCTCTCCACGCTGCGTACCGGCGTGATGGCCGGATCGCTGTGTCCCATCGAGGTCATGCGCCGCGTCATCGACGAGATGAACATGCGGGATGTGGCCATTTGCTACGGCATGACGGAGACCTCGCCCGTGTCCACCATGACGCGGGCGGGCGACACCTTGGAACAGCGGACCACCACGGTGGGGCGCACCATGCCGCTGCTTGAATCGAAGATCGTGGATCCCGGCACGGACGAAGTGCTCCAACGCGGCGGGATCGGCGAATTGTGCACGCGCGGCTACGCGGTGATGCAGGGCTACTGGGGCCAGCCGGACAAGACGGCCGAGGCCATCGACGCCGAGGGCTGGATGCATACCGGCGATCTCGCCCGCATGGACGAGGACGGCTACGTGGTGATCGAGGGCCGGATCAAGGACCTGGTGATCCGCGGCGGCGAGAACATCTACCCGCGCGAGATCGAGGAGTTCCTGTACCAGCACCCCGCCATCCAGGACGTGCAGGTGATCGGCGTCCCGGACGCCAAGTACGGCGAAGAGCTCATGGCCTGCATCATCCTCAAGCCCGGGGCTGAACCCCTGGACCTGGAAGGCGTGCAGGAGTTCTGCCGCGGCCGGCTGGCCCACTACAAGATCCCGCGCTACGTGGACATCCGTGAGACCTTCCCCATGACAGTCTCCGGCAAGGTCCGCAAGGTGGACATGCGCCAGGAAGCGGTGGCCCGCCTGGGGCTCTAG
- a CDS encoding co-chaperone YbbN, protein MATVDITGEQFASTIEGNDIVLVDFWAAWCGPCRQFAPTYEASSEKHGDVFFAKVDTEAEQQLAAEAGISSIPTLMAFREKVLVFSQPGALNGPQLEQVIEAVKGLDMEEVHAHVAKQRAEAQES, encoded by the coding sequence ATGGCTACAGTTGACATCACCGGCGAACAGTTCGCATCGACCATCGAGGGCAATGACATTGTCCTGGTGGATTTCTGGGCTGCATGGTGCGGCCCGTGCCGCCAGTTCGCGCCCACATACGAAGCTTCCTCCGAGAAGCACGGCGACGTCTTCTTCGCCAAGGTGGACACTGAGGCCGAGCAGCAGTTGGCCGCCGAGGCCGGCATCTCCTCGATCCCCACGCTCATGGCCTTCCGCGAAAAGGTCCTCGTCTTCTCGCAGCCCGGCGCGCTCAACGGCCCGCAGCTGGAGCAGGTCATTGAAGCCGTGAAGGGCTTGGACATGGAAGAAGTCCACGCCCACGTGGCCAAGCAGCGCGCCGAGGCCCAGGAAAGCTAG